Proteins from a genomic interval of Gordonia sp. SL306:
- a CDS encoding FAD binding domain-containing protein, with product MDLNTITGYRHARSRDDLNLAPGERLVAGGTWFFSEPQTDASGIVDLSEMEWPALEDLPDGGLRIGATCTIAELAALPARSGWRAQPLFGACANALLASFKIWNVATVGGNICRAYAAAAMVSLTAGLDGVAEIWCPDRADRRIPVAEFVTGNGTTLLADGEVLRAVDIPGSSMCATTAFRKIALAELGRSGAVVTGRLDQDDSVVIGITAATTRPVILRYPSPPSAARLRRDVSAVDGYYTDPLGAADWRRAVSVVLAEEIRAELADGVTR from the coding sequence ATGGATCTCAACACGATCACCGGTTATCGCCACGCCCGTTCACGCGACGACCTGAACCTCGCCCCCGGCGAGAGACTGGTGGCCGGTGGTACCTGGTTCTTCTCCGAACCACAGACGGACGCCTCGGGCATCGTGGACCTGTCGGAGATGGAATGGCCCGCGCTGGAAGACCTTCCCGACGGTGGACTCCGGATCGGAGCCACCTGCACGATCGCCGAACTGGCCGCACTGCCCGCACGTTCGGGATGGCGGGCGCAACCGCTGTTCGGCGCATGCGCGAACGCACTGCTGGCGTCGTTCAAGATCTGGAACGTGGCCACCGTCGGAGGCAACATCTGCCGCGCCTATGCCGCGGCTGCGATGGTCTCGCTCACCGCCGGACTCGACGGCGTCGCCGAGATCTGGTGTCCCGACCGCGCCGATCGCCGAATCCCGGTGGCCGAGTTCGTCACCGGCAACGGCACCACCCTGCTCGCCGACGGTGAGGTACTTCGCGCCGTCGACATCCCGGGATCCTCGATGTGCGCGACCACCGCATTCCGCAAGATCGCCCTGGCCGAACTCGGACGGTCGGGCGCGGTGGTCACCGGTCGCCTCGACCAAGACGACTCGGTGGTCATCGGGATCACCGCGGCCACCACTCGGCCGGTGATCCTGCGCTATCCGTCACCACCGTCGGCGGCCCGGTTACGTCGCGACGTCTCCGCCGTCGACGGCTACTACACCGATCCGCTCGGCGCGGCCGACTGGCGACGAGCCGTGTCCGTTGTTCTGGCAGAGGAGATCCGGGCCGAACTCGCGGACGGGGTCACCCGATGA
- a CDS encoding 8-oxoguanine deaminase, with protein MTLIENAHVITVDGARRELPQASVLIDGERIVSVGEPPPSLPDDTVRIDGRGHVLTPGLVNTHHHLYQWITRGLAADHTLFEWLTTLYPIWAGIDENAVRTAALGGLTSLALSGCTTTTDHHYVFPAEGGDLLGAEIDAAQTIGLRFHPTRGSMDLSEKDGGLPPDSVVQGLDDILSDSADAVSRWHDPSPDAMLRIALAPCSPFSVTTDLLRESAVLARELGVRMHTHLAESLDENTYCDDHFGCTPLQYMESVGWVGNDVWFAHGVEFDDDEIGRLAATSTGVAHCPTSNARLGNRICRTRDLVDAGVPVGLGVDGAASNESCRLLEEAHQAVLMARARGGPTALTTRTAIELATIGGARVLGRAADTGSIEVGKLADVVLWDLSSVAHSGIDDPVAALVLGAIPPIVGTWVNGRRIVGDGTMLTVDTDTVAAEVAREHRRLIDKAS; from the coding sequence ATGACCCTGATCGAGAACGCGCATGTCATCACCGTCGACGGCGCACGGCGTGAACTGCCGCAGGCGTCGGTGCTGATCGACGGCGAGCGCATCGTCTCGGTCGGCGAGCCTCCGCCGTCGCTGCCCGACGACACCGTCCGGATCGACGGGCGCGGACACGTTCTCACGCCGGGGCTGGTCAACACACATCACCATCTCTATCAATGGATCACCCGCGGTCTCGCCGCCGACCACACCCTGTTCGAGTGGCTGACCACGCTGTACCCGATCTGGGCCGGTATCGACGAGAACGCGGTGCGCACCGCGGCCCTCGGGGGCCTCACCTCGCTCGCGCTGTCCGGCTGCACGACCACGACCGACCACCACTACGTGTTCCCCGCCGAAGGCGGTGATCTGCTGGGCGCCGAGATCGACGCGGCGCAGACCATCGGGCTGCGGTTCCATCCCACCCGTGGGTCGATGGACCTGTCGGAGAAGGACGGCGGACTGCCGCCGGATTCGGTGGTGCAGGGCCTCGACGACATCCTTTCGGACAGCGCCGATGCGGTGTCCCGGTGGCATGACCCGTCCCCCGATGCCATGCTGCGTATCGCGCTCGCGCCGTGTTCGCCGTTCTCGGTGACCACGGACCTGCTGCGCGAATCGGCGGTGCTGGCCCGCGAACTCGGCGTCCGGATGCACACCCATCTCGCCGAGTCGCTGGACGAGAACACCTACTGCGACGATCACTTCGGTTGCACTCCTTTGCAATACATGGAGTCGGTGGGCTGGGTGGGGAACGATGTGTGGTTCGCGCACGGTGTCGAATTCGACGACGACGAGATAGGGCGTCTGGCCGCGACGTCCACCGGAGTCGCCCACTGCCCCACCTCCAATGCCCGTCTGGGCAATCGCATCTGTCGCACGCGCGACCTCGTCGATGCCGGCGTCCCGGTCGGCCTCGGCGTCGACGGAGCGGCGTCCAACGAGTCCTGCCGACTCCTCGAAGAGGCCCACCAGGCCGTCCTCATGGCACGGGCGCGGGGCGGCCCCACCGCACTCACCACCCGGACCGCCATCGAGCTGGCGACCATCGGAGGTGCACGGGTGCTCGGCCGGGCCGCCGACACCGGCTCGATCGAGGTCGGCAAGCTGGCAGATGTCGTGCTGTGGGATCTGTCGTCGGTGGCGCACAGCGGCATCGACGACCCGGTGGCCGCGCTGGTCCTCGGCGCAATCCCGCCGATCGTCGGGACCTGGGTGAACGGACGACGGATCGTCGGCGACGGCACCATGCTCACCGTCGACACCGACACCGTCGCCGCCGAGGTGGCCAGGGAGCATCGTCGCCTGATCGACAAGGCGTCCTGA
- a CDS encoding MFS transporter gives MSRPVDEQTGSPPAVPEAHPRLAVTVLCAAGIVVALMQTIIVPLIPQLPVLLDAAPSDTSWALTITLLVGAVITPIGGRLGDMYGKRLMLLASMGCVALGSVVCALSASLLPFLVGRALQGLGFGTIALGISVMRDIVPPRHLGSSVGTMSASLGVGGALGLPFAAAIAQHVSWHALFWACAAAAVAGGVGIAFTVPQSRSRTGGRFDLFGALGLATILSCLLLPLSKGSVWGWADPLTVGLFAAFVVVAIGWWFVERRRANPLIDLSLAIERPVLLTNIASVATGFAFYSMQLIPIQLLMAPSSSPNGLGLDMLTASLVLAPSGLLMFVFSHVSAHLTRAFGPRVSLATGGAVIGVGYVVFIVAIAGSWTLAWWVMLIVACLIGAGLGIAYSAMPALIMRAVRVEQTGEANGVNALMRVVGTSTSAAVVGMILTWSMVTVAGPDGGSVTVPAEGGYLWASAISLGACGLATALALAIPPSRPLFVEEV, from the coding sequence ATGAGCAGACCGGTGGATGAACAGACCGGCTCGCCGCCCGCCGTCCCGGAGGCCCATCCGCGGCTCGCCGTGACCGTCCTGTGTGCCGCCGGGATCGTGGTCGCCCTGATGCAGACGATCATCGTGCCGTTGATCCCGCAACTGCCGGTCCTGCTGGACGCCGCCCCGTCCGACACCTCGTGGGCACTGACCATCACACTGCTCGTCGGCGCGGTGATCACGCCGATCGGTGGCCGGCTCGGCGACATGTACGGAAAACGCCTCATGCTCCTGGCAAGCATGGGCTGTGTGGCGCTCGGATCGGTCGTGTGCGCGCTGTCGGCCTCCCTGCTCCCCTTCCTCGTCGGACGCGCGTTGCAGGGCCTGGGCTTCGGCACCATCGCCCTGGGCATCAGCGTCATGCGCGACATCGTGCCGCCACGACATCTCGGATCGTCGGTCGGCACCATGAGCGCCTCACTCGGTGTCGGGGGCGCCCTCGGCCTGCCGTTCGCTGCGGCCATCGCCCAGCACGTCAGCTGGCACGCACTGTTCTGGGCGTGCGCCGCCGCCGCTGTCGCCGGCGGGGTGGGTATCGCGTTCACCGTCCCACAATCCCGCTCGCGCACCGGCGGACGCTTCGATCTCTTCGGCGCTCTCGGCCTCGCCACGATACTCAGCTGTCTACTCCTCCCGTTGTCGAAGGGTTCGGTGTGGGGATGGGCCGATCCGCTCACCGTCGGGCTCTTCGCCGCGTTCGTCGTGGTGGCCATCGGATGGTGGTTCGTCGAACGCCGCCGTGCGAATCCGCTCATCGACCTGTCCCTCGCCATCGAACGACCCGTGCTGCTGACCAACATCGCTTCGGTGGCGACCGGGTTCGCGTTCTATTCGATGCAGCTGATCCCCATCCAGTTGTTGATGGCGCCGTCGTCGAGCCCGAATGGCCTGGGGCTCGACATGCTCACGGCGAGTCTGGTGCTGGCGCCCAGCGGCCTGCTGATGTTCGTGTTCTCACACGTCAGCGCCCACCTCACCCGCGCGTTCGGCCCACGGGTCTCACTGGCAACCGGCGGAGCGGTCATCGGGGTCGGTTATGTGGTGTTCATCGTCGCCATCGCCGGTTCGTGGACGCTGGCGTGGTGGGTCATGCTGATCGTCGCCTGCCTGATCGGCGCGGGTCTCGGAATCGCGTACTCGGCGATGCCCGCCCTGATCATGCGCGCCGTCCGCGTCGAACAGACCGGCGAGGCGAACGGGGTGAACGCACTCATGCGCGTGGTCGGGACCTCGACCTCGGCAGCCGTGGTCGGCATGATCCTGACGTGGTCGATGGTCACCGTGGCCGGTCCGGACGGCGGCTCCGTCACCGTGCCCGCAGAGGGCGGCTATCTCTGGGCGTCGGCTATCTCGCTCGGCGCCTGCGGGCTGGCCACCGCACTGGCACTGGCCATCCCGCCCAGCCGCCCGCTGTTCGTCGAGGAGGTCTGA
- a CDS encoding pyruvate carboxylase → MFDKVLVANRGEIAIRAFRASYELGARTVAIFPYEDRNSVHRLKADESYQIGVPGHPVRAYLSVDEVVGAAVRCGADAIYPGYGFLSENQGLAAACAEAGITFVGPSADVLELTGNKATAVAAAKAAGLPVLASSEPSADVDELVRAAADMQFPVFVKAVAGGGGRGMRRVAEPDDLADAIAAASREADAAFGDPTVFLEQAVVNPRHIEVQILADTHGNVIHLFERDCSVQRRHQKVVELAPAPNLDPALREKICADAVAFARHIGYTCAGTVEFLLDEQGRHVFIEMNPRIQVEHTVTEEITDVDLVGSQLRIAAGESLPDLGLTQDQISIRGAAMQCRITTEDPANGFRPDVGRITAYRSPGGAGVRLDGGAVLGAEVSGHFDSMLVKLTCRGRDFATAARRARRAVAEFRIRGVATNIPFLQAVLDDPDFREGRVTTSFIEERPSLLTSRSSADRGTKILSYLADVTVNKPHGERPTKAYPRDKLPTLDRTTLTSPPDGSRQRLLALGPDGFAADLRDSKRLGVTDTTFRDAHQSLLATRVRTSGLMMVAPYVAALTPQLLSVECWGGATYDVALRFLKEDPWDRLAQLREAIPNICLQMLLRGANTVGYTPYPTKVTTAFVAEATEVGIDIFRIFDALNNVDQMRPAIDAVRETGTAVAEVAMSYTGDLANPDEDLYTLDYYLRLAERIVEAGAHVIAIKDMAGLLRAPAATTLVSALRSNFDLPVHVHTHDTPGGQLATYLAAWQAGASAVDGASAALAGTTSQPALSAIVAAAAHTDRDTGLDLKAVCDLEPYWEALRKVYAPFESGIPAPTGRVYTHEIPGGQLSNLRQQAIALGLGNRFEAVEEAYAAADRMLGRLIKVTPSSKVVGDLALALVGRGITATEFASDPSAYDIPDSVIGFLRGELGDPAGGWPEPLRSIALKGRGEAPPPETLTDDDSGALDVPGRKRQETLNRLLFPGPTKEFEKHYEEYGDTSRLSANQFFYGLRYGEEHRVELEPGVELLIGLEAISEPDERGMRTVMCVLNGQLRPVSVRDGSVDSAVEAAERADRSNPHHIGAPFAGVVSLSVDVGDEIAAGAAIGTIEAMKMEATITAPLGGKVARVAVGAVTQVAPGDLLIEIG, encoded by the coding sequence GTGTTCGACAAAGTCCTGGTGGCCAACCGCGGTGAGATCGCGATCCGAGCCTTCCGAGCCTCCTACGAACTCGGGGCGAGAACGGTCGCGATCTTTCCTTATGAGGACCGGAATTCGGTTCACCGGCTGAAGGCCGACGAGTCCTATCAGATCGGCGTTCCCGGCCATCCTGTTCGGGCCTACCTGTCGGTCGATGAGGTCGTCGGTGCGGCCGTTCGGTGCGGCGCCGACGCCATCTACCCGGGTTATGGGTTCCTCTCCGAGAACCAGGGACTCGCGGCGGCGTGTGCTGAGGCGGGCATCACGTTCGTCGGGCCGTCTGCCGATGTGTTGGAGCTGACGGGCAACAAGGCGACGGCGGTGGCCGCGGCGAAGGCCGCCGGCCTGCCGGTGCTCGCGTCGTCGGAGCCGTCGGCCGATGTCGACGAGTTGGTGCGTGCTGCGGCGGACATGCAGTTCCCGGTGTTCGTCAAGGCGGTGGCCGGTGGCGGTGGCCGCGGGATGCGTCGGGTGGCCGAGCCCGACGACCTCGCCGATGCGATCGCGGCGGCCTCACGGGAGGCGGACGCGGCGTTCGGGGACCCGACGGTGTTCCTGGAGCAGGCAGTGGTCAATCCTCGCCACATCGAGGTGCAGATCCTGGCCGACACCCACGGCAACGTGATCCATCTGTTCGAGCGGGACTGCAGCGTGCAGCGTCGCCATCAGAAGGTGGTGGAGTTGGCTCCGGCGCCGAACCTCGATCCGGCGTTGCGCGAGAAGATCTGTGCGGATGCGGTCGCGTTCGCCCGCCATATCGGCTACACCTGCGCCGGGACGGTCGAGTTCCTGCTCGACGAACAGGGTCGGCATGTGTTCATCGAGATGAATCCGCGGATTCAGGTCGAGCACACGGTCACCGAGGAGATCACCGACGTCGATCTGGTCGGTTCGCAATTGCGGATCGCGGCGGGGGAGTCGTTGCCCGATCTGGGGCTGACCCAGGATCAGATCAGCATCCGCGGTGCGGCGATGCAGTGTCGTATCACCACCGAGGACCCGGCCAACGGATTCCGGCCCGACGTCGGCCGCATCACCGCCTACCGCAGTCCCGGCGGTGCCGGGGTGCGATTGGACGGTGGCGCGGTCCTGGGTGCCGAGGTGAGTGGCCATTTCGACTCGATGCTGGTCAAACTGACTTGCCGCGGAAGGGATTTCGCGACGGCGGCACGCCGGGCGCGGCGGGCGGTCGCGGAGTTCCGCATTCGCGGTGTGGCGACCAACATCCCGTTCCTGCAGGCGGTCCTCGACGATCCGGACTTCCGGGAAGGCCGGGTCACGACGTCGTTCATCGAGGAGCGGCCGTCGTTGCTGACGTCGCGGTCCTCGGCTGATCGTGGCACCAAGATCTTGTCCTATCTGGCGGATGTGACCGTCAACAAGCCGCACGGCGAGCGGCCGACGAAGGCGTACCCGCGAGACAAGCTGCCCACCTTGGATCGGACCACGCTCACCTCGCCGCCGGACGGGTCCCGTCAGCGTCTGCTGGCGCTCGGTCCCGACGGGTTCGCCGCGGATCTGCGTGATTCGAAGCGGTTGGGTGTCACCGACACCACGTTCCGCGACGCTCATCAGTCGCTCTTGGCCACCCGGGTGCGCACCAGCGGACTCATGATGGTGGCGCCGTATGTGGCGGCGTTGACGCCGCAGCTGCTGTCGGTCGAATGCTGGGGCGGGGCGACCTATGACGTCGCGTTGCGGTTCCTCAAGGAGGATCCCTGGGATCGGCTGGCGCAGCTTCGTGAGGCCATCCCCAACATCTGTCTGCAGATGCTGCTGCGCGGGGCCAACACGGTCGGTTACACGCCGTACCCGACGAAGGTGACGACGGCATTCGTCGCCGAGGCGACCGAGGTCGGGATCGACATCTTCCGGATCTTCGACGCGCTCAACAATGTCGACCAGATGCGTCCGGCGATCGATGCGGTCCGGGAGACCGGGACCGCGGTGGCCGAGGTGGCGATGAGCTACACCGGCGACCTCGCCAACCCGGACGAGGACCTCTACACCCTCGACTACTACCTGCGCCTGGCGGAGCGGATCGTGGAGGCCGGTGCCCACGTGATCGCGATCAAGGACATGGCCGGCCTGCTCCGGGCGCCGGCCGCGACCACGCTGGTCTCGGCGCTGCGTAGCAATTTCGATCTCCCCGTGCACGTGCACACCCACGACACCCCCGGTGGCCAGCTCGCGACCTACCTCGCGGCGTGGCAGGCGGGTGCGAGCGCGGTCGATGGTGCGAGCGCGGCGCTGGCAGGCACGACCAGCCAGCCGGCGTTGTCGGCGATCGTCGCGGCGGCAGCACACACCGACCGGGACACCGGGCTCGATCTCAAGGCGGTGTGCGATCTGGAACCGTACTGGGAGGCGCTGCGAAAGGTGTACGCGCCCTTCGAGTCCGGGATTCCGGCGCCGACCGGTCGGGTGTACACCCACGAGATCCCCGGCGGGCAGTTGTCGAATCTGCGTCAGCAGGCGATCGCGTTGGGGCTGGGCAACCGGTTCGAGGCGGTCGAGGAGGCCTACGCTGCCGCCGACCGGATGCTCGGCAGGCTGATCAAGGTGACCCCGTCGTCGAAGGTGGTCGGCGACCTCGCCCTGGCGCTGGTCGGACGTGGCATCACCGCCACCGAGTTCGCGTCCGATCCGTCGGCCTACGACATCCCGGATTCGGTGATCGGTTTCCTGCGTGGCGAACTCGGTGACCCGGCAGGCGGATGGCCCGAGCCGCTGCGCAGCATCGCGCTCAAGGGACGTGGTGAGGCCCCGCCGCCGGAGACGCTCACCGACGACGATTCCGGCGCGCTCGACGTGCCAGGGCGCAAGCGGCAGGAGACGTTGAACCGCTTGCTGTTCCCGGGGCCCACGAAGGAGTTCGAGAAGCACTACGAGGAGTACGGCGACACGTCGCGGCTCTCGGCGAATCAGTTCTTCTACGGTCTGCGCTACGGCGAGGAACACCGCGTCGAACTCGAACCCGGCGTCGAGCTGCTGATCGGGCTCGAAGCGATCAGCGAGCCCGACGAGCGTGGTATGCGCACCGTGATGTGCGTGCTCAACGGTCAGCTGCGTCCGGTGTCGGTGCGCGACGGTTCGGTCGACTCCGCGGTCGAGGCGGCCGAACGGGCCGATCGCTCCAACCCGCACCACATCGGCGCCCCGTTCGCCGGAGTGGTGTCGCTGAGCGTGGACGTCGGCGACGAGATCGCCGCCGGTGCCGCGATCGGCACCATCGAGGCGATGAAGATGGAGGCCACCATCACCGCACCGCTCGGGGGCAAGGTCGCCCGCGTCGCCGTCGGCGCGGTGACCCAGGTCGCGCCGGGGGATCTACTGATCGAGATCGGGTAG
- a CDS encoding nucleoside/nucleotide kinase family protein, with protein MSVLTDLDDALAAHTGERIVVGVTGPPGSGKTTLARTLTEHYRRLRGDSFVGYLPMDGFHLANTVLAQLNRSDRKGAPDTFDVDGYVALLGRAIGADRDVYAPDFDHTAGEPIAAALVLPATSALIITEGNYLALDDGSWSPVAGMLTRLYYVDAPADLRRDRLLPRHVAAGKSPQAARAWVENVDEPNAALVAGTRDRADLVIDGTVTFA; from the coding sequence GTGTCCGTCCTGACCGATCTCGACGATGCGCTCGCCGCCCATACCGGCGAGCGCATCGTCGTCGGGGTGACCGGACCTCCGGGTTCGGGAAAGACCACGCTCGCACGAACACTCACCGAGCACTACCGCCGGCTGCGCGGTGACAGTTTCGTCGGGTACCTGCCCATGGACGGTTTTCATCTCGCGAACACCGTTCTGGCGCAACTGAACAGATCGGATCGCAAGGGTGCACCCGACACCTTCGACGTCGACGGCTACGTCGCGTTGCTGGGCCGAGCGATCGGCGCCGACCGCGACGTCTACGCCCCCGACTTCGACCACACCGCGGGCGAGCCGATCGCCGCGGCGCTCGTACTCCCGGCGACGTCGGCTCTGATCATCACCGAGGGGAACTACCTCGCCCTCGACGACGGGAGCTGGTCGCCGGTCGCCGGAATGCTCACCCGGCTGTACTACGTGGATGCCCCCGCGGACCTACGCCGCGATCGGCTGCTCCCCCGCCATGTCGCCGCGGGCAAGTCACCGCAAGCCGCGCGGGCATGGGTCGAGAACGTGGACGAGCCGAATGCCGCACTCGTCGCAGGCACCCGGGATCGCGCGGACCTCGTCATCGACGGCACTGTCACGTTCGCCTGA
- a CDS encoding 4-hydroxyphenylacetate 3-hydroxylase family protein, whose product MTTVERPETDAPQVNPAADSAANQTRNFASRPMTGDEYIESLRDGREIWLHGDRVEDVTTHPAFRNPIRMTARLYDSMHDPDSKDKVTTPTDTGNGGVTMPFFKAPTSSADLLKERDAIAEWARMTYGWMGRSPDYKASFLGTLHANKDLYAPFEANAERWYRESQEKVLYWNHAIINPPVDRQLPPDEVGDVFMKVEKETDAGLIVSGAKVVATGSAITNYNFIAHYGLPIKKKQFALICTVPMDSPGIKLICRTSYTEQAAVMGSPFDYPLSSRMDENDTIFVFDKVLVPWENIFMYGDVDRINSFFPQSGFLPRFTFQGCTRLAVKLDFIAGLLMKALDCTGSGGFRGVQTRVGEVIGWRNLFWTLSDAMAHNPEPWIGDTVIPRLEYGLTYRMFMMQGYPRIKEIIEQDVASGLIYLPSSAADFKSPDVRPYLDKYVRGSDGITAVDRVKVMKALWDAVGSEFGGRHELYERNYSGNHENVKAELLFAAQNRGGVESMKGLAEQCLAEYDLDGWTVPDLIGNDDVSYFGAGN is encoded by the coding sequence ATGACGACCGTCGAACGCCCGGAGACCGATGCGCCGCAGGTGAATCCGGCTGCCGACAGTGCGGCCAACCAGACTCGTAATTTCGCGTCGCGCCCCATGACCGGCGACGAGTACATCGAATCGTTGCGAGACGGTCGCGAGATCTGGCTGCACGGTGACCGCGTCGAGGATGTCACCACCCACCCGGCGTTCCGCAACCCGATCCGGATGACCGCCCGCCTGTACGACTCGATGCACGATCCCGACAGCAAGGACAAGGTCACCACGCCGACCGACACCGGCAACGGCGGCGTCACGATGCCGTTCTTCAAGGCTCCCACCAGCTCTGCAGATCTGCTCAAGGAGCGTGATGCGATCGCCGAGTGGGCGCGGATGACCTACGGCTGGATGGGCCGCTCGCCCGACTACAAGGCGAGTTTCCTCGGCACACTCCACGCCAACAAGGACCTTTACGCACCCTTCGAGGCCAATGCCGAACGCTGGTATCGCGAATCACAGGAAAAAGTCCTCTACTGGAACCACGCGATCATCAACCCGCCGGTGGACCGCCAGCTACCTCCCGACGAGGTCGGCGACGTGTTCATGAAGGTCGAGAAGGAAACCGATGCGGGCCTGATCGTCTCCGGCGCGAAGGTCGTCGCGACCGGCTCGGCGATCACCAACTACAACTTCATCGCCCACTACGGCCTGCCGATCAAGAAGAAGCAGTTCGCGCTGATCTGCACGGTGCCGATGGACTCGCCGGGTATCAAGCTGATCTGCCGCACGTCCTACACCGAGCAGGCCGCGGTGATGGGCAGCCCGTTCGACTATCCGCTGTCGAGCCGGATGGACGAGAACGACACCATCTTCGTCTTCGACAAGGTGCTCGTTCCGTGGGAGAACATCTTCATGTACGGCGACGTGGATCGGATCAATTCCTTCTTCCCGCAGTCCGGCTTCCTCCCTCGCTTCACCTTCCAGGGCTGCACCCGACTGGCCGTCAAGCTCGATTTCATCGCCGGCTTGTTGATGAAGGCGTTGGACTGCACTGGATCCGGCGGATTCCGCGGTGTGCAGACCCGTGTCGGAGAGGTGATCGGCTGGCGCAATCTGTTCTGGACGCTGAGTGATGCGATGGCCCACAATCCCGAACCGTGGATCGGCGACACTGTGATCCCGCGACTCGAGTACGGCCTGACCTACCGCATGTTCATGATGCAGGGCTACCCCCGCATCAAGGAGATCATCGAGCAGGACGTCGCTTCGGGCCTCATCTATCTGCCGTCGAGTGCCGCCGATTTCAAGAGCCCCGATGTCCGGCCCTATCTGGACAAGTACGTCCGCGGCTCCGACGGCATCACCGCCGTCGATCGAGTGAAGGTGATGAAGGCACTGTGGGACGCGGTCGGCTCCGAGTTCGGTGGCCGGCACGAGCTCTATGAGCGCAACTACTCAGGCAATCACGAGAACGTCAAGGCCGAGCTGCTGTTCGCCGCGCAGAACCGTGGTGGCGTCGAGTCAATGAAGGGCCTCGCCGAACAATGCCTGGCCGAGTACGACCTCGACGGGTGGACCGTACCTGACCTCATTGGCAACGACGACGTCAGCTACTTCGGTGCGGGGAACTGA
- a CDS encoding flavin reductase family protein: MERKALQNVFGQFASGVTVITCANADGEPHGATVTAFTAVSLEPRLCQVTMTRKSKACGYLDQAPFAVNILAADQLDIAMHFAGRPAQPGPVWADGPTAPVLCGSAATLSCTPWRSYDGGDHIIFIGEIVDAQASGKPPLLYYRSTFHDLGDPSVDSLWTLSADDPHSGWFDSTTTFTPFHLTSSARPA; encoded by the coding sequence ATGGAACGAAAGGCCTTGCAGAACGTGTTCGGTCAGTTCGCGAGCGGTGTCACGGTGATCACCTGCGCGAACGCCGACGGTGAACCCCACGGCGCGACGGTCACCGCGTTCACCGCCGTGTCACTGGAACCGCGACTGTGTCAGGTGACGATGACCCGGAAATCCAAGGCGTGTGGATACCTCGACCAGGCGCCCTTCGCGGTCAACATCCTGGCCGCCGACCAGCTCGACATCGCAATGCATTTCGCAGGCCGGCCCGCGCAGCCCGGTCCGGTCTGGGCTGACGGTCCGACGGCACCGGTCCTGTGCGGTTCGGCGGCGACGCTCAGCTGCACCCCGTGGCGCAGCTACGACGGCGGCGACCACATCATCTTCATCGGCGAGATCGTCGATGCACAGGCCAGCGGAAAGCCGCCACTTCTCTACTATCGCAGCACCTTTCACGATCTCGGGGATCCCAGTGTCGATTCGCTGTGGACGCTGTCGGCCGACGATCCGCATTCCGGATGGTTCGACTCGACCACCACGTTCACACCGTTCCATCTCACGAGTTCCGCGCGGCCGGCGTGA
- a CDS encoding AraC family transcriptional regulator, which yields MSQLERLRIPGDPDWDAASEAVSDAYFPHDLSPRESGSTAADVDVAVTVVGALRIARIGWGAEVAVHSDHPGAYGINVPLGGVLETRVGGHSVVSTNGLATVNPPDTPADIIRWSSTCTIVGVKIDRDFLHHEVGRVTGLPDAHIPDQLDLRSPAGASWFRLVRSIAAQPADDPLLANPLVSEHLAASLTDAFLLAALPDDPADHLAPRPRIVTRVLDALRADPARPWTASDMAQAAGVSVRRLQEGFREYVGKTPRECLTEIRLAAVHDELTRDRAISVTDSAMKWGFTHTGRFAAAFRQRYGVSPSQVVRG from the coding sequence ATGAGCCAGCTCGAACGGCTGCGAATCCCGGGTGATCCCGACTGGGATGCGGCCTCGGAAGCAGTGTCGGACGCCTACTTTCCACACGACTTGAGCCCGCGGGAGTCGGGGAGTACCGCGGCTGATGTCGACGTCGCGGTGACCGTGGTCGGCGCCCTGCGTATCGCGCGGATCGGCTGGGGCGCGGAGGTCGCGGTCCACTCCGATCACCCGGGCGCATACGGCATCAACGTCCCGCTCGGTGGTGTGCTGGAGACGCGTGTCGGTGGTCATTCGGTGGTGTCGACCAACGGCCTGGCGACGGTGAATCCGCCGGATACGCCAGCCGACATCATTCGCTGGTCGAGCACGTGCACCATCGTCGGGGTGAAGATCGACCGCGACTTCCTGCACCACGAAGTCGGCCGGGTGACCGGGCTACCGGATGCACACATCCCGGACCAGCTCGATCTACGGTCACCGGCGGGTGCGAGCTGGTTCCGGCTGGTGCGATCGATCGCCGCGCAGCCGGCCGACGATCCATTGCTGGCCAACCCGCTGGTTTCCGAGCATTTGGCGGCCTCGCTGACCGACGCGTTTCTTCTTGCCGCGTTACCGGACGATCCAGCTGATCACCTAGCGCCGCGCCCCCGGATAGTCACCCGCGTGCTCGACGCATTGCGCGCCGATCCGGCACGTCCCTGGACGGCGTCGGACATGGCGCAGGCGGCCGGGGTGAGTGTGCGCCGACTTCAGGAAGGCTTCCGCGAGTACGTCGGCAAGACCCCCCGCGAGTGCCTCACCGAGATCCGGCTCGCGGCCGTGCATGATGAACTGACGAGGGATCGCGCGATCAGCGTCACCGATTCGGCGATGAAGTGGGGATTCACCCATACCGGGCGGTTCGCTGCTGCGTTCCGCCAGCGCTATGGCGTGTCGCCGTCGCAGGTGGTACGGGGCTGA